From a single Microbacterium murale genomic region:
- a CDS encoding alkaline phosphatase family protein, which yields MRRRMAKQQTGQRGGSDPIATPEEADASASREGESESRKRSRRDFFRYGGTAAAGALLGGVAGGAIGFAAGERSGFLAAEDDYGALAPRHAPGFDHVVVVMGENRSFDNLLGYLYSKENLPDGQSFDGLAFGEYYNEAAGARVDAHVYQGATDKIMTHPDPDPGEEFPHVNTQIFNTVEPAGNAKLYVESMQSPFNTPQHGEQATMSGFLNDYIINFERLKKGTPPTIDEARHIMGSFSPEMLPTLSMLAREFAVFDNWFCAVPSQTFCNRSFFHASTSHGFVTNKHGGGYDKWLDAKQAPTIFNRLEDEGLSWKIYFDELQMVSFTGILHAPVLEKFWRTEHFGTMDDFYADAEHGDLPAYAFIEPRMVYNHNDFHPPFGHLHASDVDGSEIINSAYSDVRAGDELIHDIYTAVRTSKTPDGSNAVNTLLLITFDEHGGCYDHVPPPAATPPDESGAGEMGFGFDRLGCRVPAIAVSAYTRSGTVINDEMHHGSVIATLNRLHGLKPLTKRDAGANDLFNILNLDQPRHPADWPETNPSFTPTNPEETPLHPAHAHKNKPLTPPARGLLGLLLARHGLPESDEPQTFGEAYDLLHSKGKGLFGPPEDA from the coding sequence ATGCGCAGACGGATGGCGAAACAGCAGACGGGGCAGCGCGGCGGATCGGATCCGATCGCGACGCCCGAGGAGGCCGACGCTTCAGCATCGCGTGAGGGTGAGTCCGAGTCTCGGAAGCGCTCCCGTCGTGACTTCTTCCGTTATGGCGGAACCGCGGCGGCCGGCGCGCTTCTCGGTGGCGTGGCAGGAGGGGCCATCGGATTCGCCGCAGGTGAGCGCTCCGGATTCCTCGCCGCGGAGGACGACTACGGTGCGCTCGCGCCACGCCACGCACCCGGTTTCGACCATGTGGTCGTCGTCATGGGTGAGAACCGCTCCTTCGACAACCTGCTCGGCTACCTCTACTCCAAAGAGAACCTGCCGGACGGTCAGAGCTTCGACGGGCTGGCCTTCGGCGAGTACTACAACGAGGCGGCCGGTGCGCGAGTCGACGCGCACGTGTATCAGGGAGCCACTGACAAGATCATGACCCACCCGGATCCGGATCCTGGTGAGGAGTTCCCGCACGTCAACACGCAGATCTTCAACACCGTAGAGCCGGCGGGGAACGCCAAGCTCTACGTGGAGAGCATGCAGTCACCGTTCAACACTCCGCAGCATGGCGAACAGGCCACGATGAGCGGGTTCCTCAACGACTACATCATCAACTTCGAACGTCTGAAGAAGGGCACCCCTCCGACGATCGACGAAGCGCGGCACATCATGGGCTCGTTCTCCCCTGAGATGCTGCCCACCCTGTCGATGCTGGCCCGCGAGTTCGCCGTGTTCGACAACTGGTTCTGCGCTGTACCGTCGCAGACGTTCTGCAACCGTTCGTTCTTCCACGCTTCCACGTCGCACGGGTTCGTCACGAACAAGCATGGCGGTGGGTACGACAAGTGGCTGGACGCGAAGCAGGCGCCGACGATCTTCAACAGACTCGAGGATGAGGGACTGAGCTGGAAGATCTATTTCGACGAACTGCAGATGGTCTCTTTCACGGGCATTCTGCACGCGCCAGTGCTGGAGAAGTTCTGGCGCACGGAGCACTTCGGGACGATGGATGACTTCTACGCCGACGCAGAGCACGGCGACCTTCCGGCCTATGCCTTCATCGAGCCGCGCATGGTCTACAACCACAACGATTTCCATCCTCCGTTCGGACACCTCCACGCGAGCGACGTGGACGGGTCGGAGATCATCAACAGTGCATACTCCGACGTGCGTGCCGGTGATGAACTCATCCACGACATCTACACGGCTGTTCGCACGAGCAAGACACCCGACGGGTCGAATGCCGTCAACACCCTGCTTCTGATCACGTTCGACGAGCACGGCGGCTGCTACGACCACGTGCCGCCGCCCGCGGCCACACCACCAGACGAATCCGGCGCCGGCGAGATGGGATTCGGATTCGATCGGCTCGGATGCCGCGTGCCCGCAATAGCCGTGTCGGCATACACGCGCAGCGGTACGGTGATCAACGACGAGATGCATCACGGATCTGTCATCGCGACGTTGAACCGTCTGCACGGGCTCAAGCCGCTCACGAAGCGGGACGCCGGCGCGAACGACCTGTTCAACATCCTCAATCTGGATCAGCCGCGCCACCCGGCCGATTGGCCGGAGACGAACCCGTCCTTCACGCCGACGAATCCGGAGGAGACACCTCTGCACCCGGCGCATGCGCACAAGAACAAGCCGCTCACGCCGCCCGCTCGCGGGCTGCTGGGGCTGCTGCTGGCGCGTCATGGACTGCCCGAGAGCGACGAGCCGCAGACCTTCGGAGAGGCGTACGACCTGCTGCATTCGAAAGGCAAGGGCTTGTTCGGCCCGCCCGAGGATGCGTGA